Proteins from one Desulfonema limicola genomic window:
- a CDS encoding restriction endonuclease subunit S yields the protein MFVQRIKSSELLGQLNSEAYAPHHIKFAKIIKKSGLDVRQLGDIVSKKINNSIRNISGQLDSNEGKIPMFRPADISNGTLSVETAPLLTEDFESKHEKARVFSGDLVLGIAGSVGVVGRVPQSVKHGNINGSSARITTNSDLKSAYLLAYIQSKYGQSSLLRYCVGSVQKHLNLEDLPSVTIAYPKNNVIIYIGDKVRQAERLRECAKALEQNFNNELIQIYNVAFNGQVDERKYSHVKKDDLSIDLNPGLYNAERLRVRKSISEVSSKKIGDIAIIKAPSSNEYTSSTKFLGLDGISSNNSSLAITTIEKTNVKGTLRYLLSGPIIPKLNPYLNKAAYIPKELEGTVGSPELLCVVPNNKANGWFIYGALKQETTLKQLNPISTGSTHLRVTPDNIRDIVIPWPEDRVKKGKYLEKAFRARQLSSILTTAAKLFVESLIEGKITENQLINAQQSLEKGETALDQSILERLKTDGMDGEGEPLFTDLEQVYELLKQAEDDNHLT from the coding sequence ATGTTTGTACAAAGAATTAAATCTTCAGAATTACTTGGTCAATTAAACTCCGAAGCTTACGCTCCGCACCATATTAAATTTGCTAAAATTATAAAAAAATCAGGGCTTGATGTAAGGCAGCTTGGCGATATTGTATCAAAGAAAATAAATAACAGCATTCGCAATATTAGCGGTCAATTAGACTCTAATGAAGGCAAAATACCAATGTTCAGACCGGCAGATATATCAAATGGGACATTATCTGTTGAAACAGCACCACTTTTAACTGAAGATTTCGAGTCAAAGCATGAAAAAGCAAGAGTTTTTTCCGGTGATTTGGTTTTGGGCATTGCCGGGTCTGTTGGTGTTGTTGGCAGAGTTCCACAATCTGTAAAACATGGTAATATTAATGGTTCCTCCGCACGAATTACAACCAATTCTGATTTAAAATCAGCATATTTACTGGCATATATTCAATCAAAATATGGCCAATCTTCATTGCTGCGCTACTGTGTAGGTTCTGTTCAAAAACATCTCAATCTTGAAGACCTTCCATCAGTTACTATTGCTTATCCCAAAAATAATGTCATTATATACATCGGCGATAAAGTTCGCCAAGCCGAACGCCTGAGAGAGTGTGCGAAGGCTTTAGAGCAAAACTTTAATAATGAACTGATTCAGATATATAATGTTGCCTTTAATGGACAAGTAGATGAGCGAAAATATTCTCATGTTAAGAAAGACGATTTATCAATAGATTTAAATCCAGGTTTATATAATGCGGAGCGACTTCGAGTACGAAAATCAATATCTGAGGTTTCAAGTAAAAAAATTGGCGACATTGCAATAATTAAAGCACCTTCTTCAAATGAATATACATCAAGCACTAAATTCCTTGGTTTAGATGGAATATCATCAAATAACAGTTCCTTGGCTATTACAACAATAGAAAAAACAAATGTAAAAGGCACTCTCAGATACCTTTTATCAGGACCAATAATACCAAAACTTAATCCTTATCTCAACAAAGCTGCCTATATTCCAAAAGAACTTGAAGGAACTGTTGGTTCACCTGAACTGCTTTGCGTTGTTCCGAATAATAAAGCAAATGGCTGGTTTATATACGGTGCATTAAAGCAGGAAACAACACTAAAGCAACTCAATCCAATTTCAACAGGCTCAACTCATTTAAGAGTTACACCTGATAATATCCGTGACATTGTAATTCCCTGGCCAGAAGATAGAGTCAAAAAAGGAAAATATTTGGAGAAAGCTTTTCGTGCAAGACAGCTTTCATCTATTTTGACCACCGCCGCCAAACTCTTCGTAGAATCCCTGATCGAAGGAAAAATAACCGAAAACCAGCTCATAAACGCCCAGCAAAGCCTTGAAAAAGGCGAAACTGCCCTTGACCAATCCATCCTGGAACGTCTAAAAACAGATGGCATGGACGGCGAAGGCGAACCCCTGTTTACAGATTTGGAGCAGGTTTATGAACTGCTGAAACAGGCAGAAGATGATAACCATCTCACATAA
- a CDS encoding helicase HerA domain-containing protein, whose translation MKHKVLGKLVGNTGDMAKLTMVVEDSFSVRRGEFVRIMHQERRDEPVVPVLGRVTRINRSNMLFNSGFGEGVTELELLPGASVTGENMYAALEIVGFRDPASRQIKIPRRPLDPGARVETVDFQFLSDFYEFNEHTSLHLGNLVGYERGENTVPIFLDVNKLVTEHLAVLAMTGAGKSYTVGRIIERLVALNNGTVVVFDPHGEYGQALAKGRLHFAEKFDNLEDERDLQTLPRIQEMIKRMQDAGAGINIYTPQHESFRHKYADKNHSLALQFDRFEMDDVAEILPGLTEPQQRVLDVAIRYWRTTDKAEPRDINRLRYFLGDGIEEIRDWDDLTDAEAKALNSRSAAVASMKLNRVLNEARSFYSATIEQPTDIYQMVGRPSNQKGRLVIIDLQGLSDTAKQVVCGLLSSEILRAASSKTDPLRPCFLIYEEGHNFAPAGGNAVSHRIIKKIAGEGRKFGVGFAIVSQRPSKLDADVTSQCNTLITMRLKNPDDQRFIAKASDMVSKADLDELPSLSTGEALVCGRSIPAPLLVKVGSKALIHGGESPEVLKVWGTFHE comes from the coding sequence ATGAAACATAAAGTATTGGGAAAACTGGTAGGCAATACCGGTGATATGGCAAAGCTGACAATGGTGGTTGAAGATTCATTTTCAGTACGCAGGGGTGAATTTGTCCGTATCATGCACCAGGAACGCAGAGACGAACCTGTTGTGCCTGTTCTTGGCCGTGTTACCAGGATAAACAGATCAAACATGCTGTTTAATTCGGGTTTCGGGGAAGGAGTAACAGAACTTGAACTGCTGCCCGGAGCAAGTGTTACAGGTGAAAACATGTATGCTGCTTTGGAGATTGTTGGATTTCGCGATCCTGCATCAAGGCAGATAAAGATTCCAAGACGCCCACTTGACCCCGGAGCGCGTGTGGAAACTGTGGATTTTCAGTTTTTGTCTGATTTTTACGAATTCAACGAGCATACAAGCCTGCATCTGGGTAATCTTGTAGGGTATGAAAGAGGCGAAAATACAGTGCCAATATTCCTGGATGTCAACAAACTGGTAACAGAACATCTGGCAGTGCTGGCAATGACCGGGGCAGGAAAATCCTATACAGTTGGCCGTATTATTGAACGACTTGTAGCATTGAATAACGGAACTGTTGTTGTATTTGACCCTCATGGTGAATATGGGCAGGCACTTGCAAAAGGCAGACTGCATTTTGCTGAAAAATTTGATAATCTTGAAGATGAGCGTGACCTTCAGACCCTTCCGAGAATTCAGGAAATGATTAAAAGAATGCAGGATGCAGGGGCAGGGATTAATATTTATACACCCCAGCATGAATCATTCAGACATAAATACGCAGATAAAAACCATTCACTTGCACTCCAGTTTGATCGCTTTGAAATGGACGATGTTGCAGAAATCCTGCCCGGACTTACAGAACCACAACAGCGTGTCCTGGATGTTGCCATCCGTTACTGGCGCACAACAGACAAGGCAGAACCCAGAGATATAAACAGACTTCGATATTTTCTTGGTGACGGAATAGAAGAAATCCGGGATTGGGATGATCTGACCGATGCAGAAGCCAAAGCACTTAACAGCAGGAGCGCGGCAGTAGCATCCATGAAGCTCAACCGGGTATTAAATGAGGCCCGGAGTTTCTATTCAGCCACAATTGAGCAGCCAACAGATATTTACCAAATGGTAGGAAGACCTTCAAACCAAAAAGGCCGTCTGGTCATCATTGACCTTCAGGGATTGAGCGATACAGCCAAACAGGTGGTCTGCGGTCTTCTTTCCAGTGAAATCCTGCGGGCTGCCTCCAGTAAAACAGACCCATTAAGACCATGCTTTCTGATTTACGAAGAAGGACACAATTTTGCACCTGCCGGAGGTAATGCAGTCAGTCATCGTATTATTAAAAAGATAGCAGGAGAAGGAAGAAAATTCGGGGTAGGTTTTGCAATAGTAAGCCAGCGCCCTTCAAAACTGGATGCTGATGTAACATCTCAATGCAATACATTGATAACCATGCGCCTGAAAAACCCGGATGACCAGCGCTTTATTGCAAAAGCTTCGGATATGGTAAGCAAGGCTGACCTTGACGAACTGCCAAGCCTTTCCACAGGTGAAGCACTGGTCTGTGGTCGCTCAATCCCTGCTCCTCTCCTGGTCAAGGTGGGGAGCAAGGCATTAATTCATGGAGGTGAATCACCGGAAGTATTGAAAGTCTGGGGAACATTTCATGAATGA
- a CDS encoding serine/threonine-protein kinase gives MNFPTAHFLPGSNKTLGEKYLLLECLGDGSHGWVYRAQRLADSAIVALKIPKQMTGDDRSLSEGKELIGIEHHPNVIQIFDMGRVPPEKEWFAIEMEYFPGESLAQKLEHRAHNFGNTFERLFKIFKQVLDAVAFLSNLPTPISHGDIKPHNILVGENDHVKLTDFGSSALPEEIYVKTRENGGTILYSAPEYSDCISRKGCFEELISGDIYSLGVLLYQLATGRLPHETQAQVRSHIPFPKPCELNSGICQALEQVILKCLEKYPIDRFAAIDDLKSAFIPASSEQLKFKPNEQIFVPQAGTEDWSVGVVSALENGNYMKAAKLAQAEYKRSGDANALLQQLNALYRAERWYDFEKVFNESKQSQSIENENYSTFLLLSIKVFMKIRNLEKAESLLNKAFEISEPTFELELLSASISGMQADYELAKQKLEKINKKWPGNFNVLKRLVQVSEQLRDYDGAATWLRAALRVCRADAGLQEKKKVYEQMGIW, from the coding sequence ATGAATTTTCCAACTGCACATTTCCTGCCGGGCAGCAATAAAACCCTGGGAGAAAAATATCTTTTACTTGAATGCCTTGGAGACGGAAGTCACGGATGGGTATATCGCGCCCAGAGACTGGCAGACAGCGCAATAGTTGCACTGAAAATCCCCAAACAGATGACAGGGGATGACAGATCCCTTTCAGAAGGTAAGGAACTCATAGGCATAGAACATCATCCAAATGTAATTCAGATTTTCGACATGGGCAGGGTTCCCCCGGAAAAGGAATGGTTTGCCATAGAAATGGAGTATTTCCCCGGTGAAAGCCTTGCACAGAAACTTGAACACCGCGCTCACAATTTCGGCAATACTTTTGAAAGGCTTTTTAAAATTTTCAAACAGGTTCTTGATGCTGTTGCATTTCTTTCTAATCTGCCAACACCCATATCACACGGCGATATCAAGCCCCACAATATACTTGTAGGAGAAAATGACCATGTTAAACTGACCGATTTCGGAAGCTCTGCCCTGCCTGAAGAAATCTATGTAAAAACAAGGGAAAACGGCGGAACAATCCTCTATTCCGCACCTGAATACTCAGACTGCATATCAAGAAAAGGCTGTTTTGAAGAATTAATAAGCGGAGATATATACAGCCTGGGTGTTTTGCTGTACCAGTTGGCAACAGGCCGTCTGCCCCACGAAACCCAGGCTCAGGTAAGAAGTCATATCCCCTTTCCAAAACCCTGTGAACTTAATTCTGGAATCTGCCAGGCTTTGGAACAGGTTATTTTAAAATGCCTGGAAAAATATCCCATTGACCGGTTTGCAGCCATAGATGATCTAAAATCTGCATTCATACCTGCAAGTTCCGAACAGCTGAAATTTAAACCAAATGAACAAATATTTGTACCCCAAGCCGGAACAGAAGACTGGTCAGTGGGGGTAGTATCTGCCCTTGAAAACGGCAATTACATGAAAGCTGCAAAACTGGCACAAGCGGAGTATAAGAGATCAGGGGACGCCAATGCTTTATTACAGCAGTTAAACGCGCTTTACCGGGCAGAAAGATGGTATGATTTTGAAAAAGTTTTTAATGAATCAAAGCAAAGTCAAAGCATTGAAAATGAAAATTACAGCACTTTTCTCCTGTTATCAATAAAGGTATTCATGAAAATCCGAAACCTGGAAAAGGCTGAATCTTTGTTAAATAAAGCTTTTGAAATTAGTGAACCGACATTTGAACTGGAGCTTTTATCAGCTTCAATATCCGGTATGCAGGCAGACTATGAACTGGCAAAACAAAAACTTGAAAAGATAAACAAAAAATGGCCGGGAAATTTCAATGTGCTAAAAAGACTGGTTCAGGTCAGCGAACAGCTTCGTGATTATGATGGTGCTGCAACCTGGCTGCGGGCTGCTTTGCGGGTTTGCAGGGCAGATGCCGGGTTGCAGGAAAAGAAAAAGGTTTATGAGCAGATGGGGATTTGGTAG
- a CDS encoding AAA family ATPase yields the protein MDFAPRLNLLTGDNGLGKTFVLDTIWWILTRTWAEQPILPGRESSFPPKIQSELSDASGKQRQFSSAFDFQSQSWSDQKDRFHPDSLVIYARANGGISVFDPLRNRESKAGAILNQIEDMESFLETPLRKRADAFHFNRKQIWNGLSMGERVLCNGLILDWVIWQYQKEEIFHSFKQVLKLLSPGKGETICPDKPMRVSVEDARDIPAVKLSYGQVPITHISAGMRRILSIAYIMVWAWTEHREAARLMNRKPAKEFLLLLDEAEAHLHPQWQRTLLPALFKVIETVEPGLETQMIVSTHAPLIPASVETEFCEDTDRLFSFNLIDGKVSVKQIPWAKQGDVVNWLVSDAFRLHQGRSAEAEKAIEAAEAFMLGKTDELPDKLKIKEAIHKELQRVLPGHDQFWPRWIVETKGGKS from the coding sequence ATGGACTTTGCCCCGCGCTTAAACCTCCTGACCGGGGATAACGGACTTGGCAAAACCTTTGTTCTGGATACAATATGGTGGATACTTACCCGAACCTGGGCAGAACAGCCCATACTGCCCGGACGTGAATCTTCATTTCCTCCAAAAATTCAGTCTGAATTGTCTGATGCATCAGGAAAACAGAGGCAGTTTTCATCAGCCTTTGATTTTCAGTCTCAGTCGTGGTCTGACCAAAAAGACCGGTTTCATCCTGATTCACTGGTCATATATGCAAGAGCCAATGGCGGCATATCGGTTTTTGATCCTTTACGAAATCGGGAGTCAAAGGCAGGAGCCATATTAAACCAAATTGAAGACATGGAAAGTTTCCTGGAAACGCCTTTGCGAAAAAGAGCTGATGCCTTTCATTTTAATCGAAAGCAAATCTGGAACGGACTGAGCATGGGTGAAAGGGTTCTGTGTAACGGCCTGATCCTGGACTGGGTTATCTGGCAGTATCAGAAGGAGGAGATTTTTCATTCTTTTAAACAGGTTCTGAAACTGCTTTCTCCAGGAAAAGGAGAAACCATCTGCCCTGACAAACCAATGCGCGTATCTGTTGAAGATGCAAGGGATATACCGGCAGTAAAACTCTCATACGGACAGGTTCCAATAACCCATATATCAGCCGGAATGCGCCGTATTTTATCAATTGCCTACATCATGGTATGGGCCTGGACAGAACACCGGGAAGCAGCACGATTGATGAACCGAAAACCGGCAAAAGAATTTCTGCTTCTTTTGGACGAGGCCGAGGCCCATCTTCATCCCCAATGGCAGCGCACCCTTCTGCCTGCTCTTTTCAAAGTGATTGAAACCGTAGAACCGGGCTTGGAAACCCAGATGATTGTCAGCACCCATGCTCCTTTAATACCGGCATCTGTGGAAACGGAATTCTGTGAAGATACAGACCGGTTGTTCAGCTTTAACCTGATTGACGGAAAGGTCTCGGTAAAACAAATTCCCTGGGCCAAACAGGGAGATGTTGTAAACTGGCTTGTTTCCGATGCTTTCAGACTTCATCAGGGCCGGTCGGCAGAAGCGGAAAAAGCAATTGAAGCTGCTGAAGCTTTTATGCTGGGAAAAACAGATGAATTACCGGACAAACTCAAAATAAAAGAAGCCATCCATAAAGAATTGCAGAGAGTTCTTCCAGGACATGACCAATTCTGGCCCCGCTGGATTGTTGAAACAAAAGGCGGAAAATCATGA
- a CDS encoding alpha/beta fold hydrolase encodes MKADIYEYRKWDNNDAAIVFIHGFSGDIEKTWGKFPEYLLNNQEIFSWNIFSIGYTTTLIPFESKGLWTAYPGILSLADALRTKMEAPPFNKYKEIAFISHSMGGIILQQTLVDSPGLVKNTSFVFCFGTPSLGLTKASAFMHLFRRRQIQDMNSKGDLIQRLRREWGNKIGIDNPPFYFRSITGMQDEFVNTYASQTPFPQKMNKTIPGNHLSIVKPDSPDHEAVQIVVNALIQSQGKKLKFDRENLLKPNKIWPFSNPINTDKACYCIDLEQEKIYQINEKISFSLQLSALNSWNIFKIDEHDKGISLNSLVSTIDHFDIDQIKQYLNDENNSQFMFGRYLYKNIFNDIPFSQIRPQTGETQLLFITSDNYFSRLPWHLLADRRGFLTNCSVSICPDLPEKDAELPKNPILLAVSSYPVEKKPEMEIHIKNLKKMLIAHDSSSPPGEKRLTMNPVERKMLLAHDSNFLPGERFISAQFLTEFKRKLKEISPQAIYLNTPFTGTAYNPKIVFNDNNELAEMQVTELAELLEQKDRKPIVLYLNSFEGSASVITGAARILLHQVPAVIAVRSPALGKAALKQALMFWHGLFIRGLPPHKIISKMAWNTSELSLNIPDPRWAVPILYRNYDKWKSYPPKTIKRDERDPYWSFKLDRVQQFTRVFSQVFDMFHEKKPKSCAYLWYGKPDQGVDIFLNRLKVEFQEKLKQVGMIVKNPIWPHIIDKPEKSYSQMMCQAFGTEDLKQIPMKIREQLNLMGDKKGLVYIGHEPVRYEYQCSPENLETYIKWWDSEFVKLLPEKTYSLLGIPFINSDPKKFLNLLTETLKLDRIDLKRTVFQILDELDCIELNDLITFVKTHNILIPEENRNMILSKILDNTNGQYNKVIDELQKHENKIWKKSVSDDTEEIIIKDDAKNIISYNLRKKASPKEILLGGITTISINWEPFETDSDATIIEIPAFETDLSLFLHVPPGFECIGPSAISIPLEPPTVKLSQQASFRLRATDPVPSTTATIELQTKSGLQKKIPITLQVAELDQEEIFYEPVSVKSRPVPHPDITFLVHSFYDHAKSTLTFQYSLRRFGITSDETFNLQSRSVSADWINRIDRQLSMVITTSQNGNSEETSNRLKLFGQELAYHLFPDNMWQKFTEIGSRTMLILSQDRIRLPWELLHDGKSFLGQKLIIGRWPRKLNDQRPYEFPIGQLSIAYFSGVEDTGIWQKMMQPPENNAPQTEILPCGTLPGIDTFHSLHGLHLLRRGIRPDEQPDCLPELRDRKECETSMDTEKDEIELGQTRLYLSSNRPMVSLSYLNSRLSGLTNLEQRWASSFISAGASAFVGPMWMVTPAVEAAFVRGFYSALWTGQSLGTAFRLGQKLARSAVPDSLDWMAYVLYGDPMARPYRPVKGDGYAVVQPVGRDIEDPVHPGEKIVFRVSLQRSPPVWNNNRLVEISKELSYENLQAHIITFDLPVEPESTIKMYNVGGDYRGWFTLLIPENKIAKPSPVQIHLTENDESVKTINFSLNIELSEKTVNRGFEA; translated from the coding sequence ATGAAAGCAGATATTTACGAGTACAGAAAATGGGACAACAATGATGCTGCAATTGTTTTTATTCACGGCTTTAGTGGCGATATAGAAAAAACTTGGGGAAAATTCCCGGAATATTTGTTGAATAATCAGGAAATATTTAGTTGGAATATATTCAGCATTGGCTATACTACCACCCTTATTCCATTTGAGTCAAAAGGACTCTGGACTGCTTATCCCGGCATTCTAAGTTTAGCTGATGCTTTAAGAACAAAAATGGAAGCTCCTCCTTTTAACAAATACAAAGAAATTGCTTTTATTTCTCACAGCATGGGAGGCATAATTCTCCAGCAAACACTTGTGGACAGTCCTGGTTTAGTCAAAAATACTTCTTTTGTTTTTTGCTTTGGAACTCCAAGCTTAGGTCTGACAAAGGCAAGTGCTTTTATGCATCTTTTTCGCAGACGCCAGATTCAGGACATGAATAGCAAAGGTGATTTAATCCAAAGACTTCGACGAGAATGGGGGAATAAAATTGGGATTGATAACCCTCCATTTTATTTCAGATCCATTACAGGAATGCAGGATGAATTTGTTAATACTTATGCAAGTCAAACACCTTTTCCTCAGAAAATGAATAAAACCATCCCTGGTAATCATTTATCAATCGTCAAACCTGACTCGCCTGACCATGAAGCTGTTCAGATTGTTGTCAATGCTCTAATACAATCCCAAGGTAAAAAGTTAAAATTTGATAGGGAGAATCTTCTTAAGCCTAATAAAATATGGCCTTTTAGCAACCCTATAAATACAGACAAAGCATGTTATTGTATAGATCTTGAACAGGAAAAAATATACCAAATTAATGAGAAAATATCCTTTTCCTTACAATTATCTGCTTTAAATTCTTGGAATATATTTAAAATTGATGAACATGATAAAGGTATAAGTTTGAATAGTCTTGTATCAACCATAGATCATTTTGATATAGATCAGATCAAGCAGTATTTGAATGATGAAAACAACAGTCAGTTCATGTTTGGCCGTTATCTTTATAAAAACATTTTTAATGATATACCTTTCAGCCAAATTCGTCCCCAAACCGGTGAAACTCAGCTTTTATTCATAACATCAGATAATTATTTCTCGCGCCTTCCCTGGCACCTTCTGGCTGACAGAAGAGGATTTCTAACAAATTGTTCGGTTTCCATATGCCCCGATCTACCGGAAAAAGATGCAGAACTGCCAAAAAACCCAATCCTTTTAGCAGTTTCCTCCTATCCAGTTGAAAAGAAACCTGAAATGGAGATTCATATTAAAAATCTGAAAAAAATGCTCATAGCCCATGATTCCAGTTCTCCTCCAGGAGAAAAGCGCTTAACAATGAATCCAGTAGAAAGAAAAATGCTCCTTGCCCATGATTCCAATTTTCTTCCAGGAGAACGATTCATAAGTGCCCAATTCCTTACAGAATTTAAAAGAAAACTCAAAGAAATTTCACCCCAGGCCATTTACCTTAACACTCCATTTACAGGCACTGCATACAATCCAAAGATAGTTTTTAATGATAACAATGAACTGGCAGAAATGCAAGTGACTGAACTTGCTGAATTATTAGAACAAAAAGATAGGAAACCCATTGTATTATATCTGAACTCTTTTGAAGGCAGTGCATCAGTAATTACAGGCGCTGCCCGGATTTTGCTTCATCAAGTTCCGGCTGTTATCGCTGTGCGAAGTCCGGCTCTTGGCAAAGCAGCACTAAAGCAGGCTCTTATGTTCTGGCATGGACTTTTTATTAGAGGGCTGCCGCCCCATAAAATCATTTCAAAAATGGCGTGGAATACATCGGAACTGAGCTTGAACATTCCTGATCCCAGATGGGCAGTCCCAATACTTTACAGAAATTATGACAAATGGAAATCATACCCCCCAAAAACCATTAAAAGAGATGAGCGTGATCCTTATTGGTCATTTAAGCTTGACAGAGTACAACAATTCACCCGTGTATTCAGTCAGGTTTTTGATATGTTTCATGAGAAAAAGCCCAAATCATGCGCTTATCTTTGGTATGGAAAGCCAGATCAAGGTGTGGATATTTTTCTTAACAGGCTTAAAGTGGAGTTTCAGGAAAAGCTGAAGCAAGTAGGTATGATAGTTAAAAATCCCATATGGCCACATATAATTGACAAACCTGAAAAATCCTATTCGCAGATGATGTGTCAGGCATTTGGGACAGAAGATTTAAAACAGATTCCAATGAAAATCCGAGAACAATTAAATCTTATGGGAGATAAAAAAGGGCTGGTATATATTGGACATGAACCTGTGAGATATGAATATCAGTGCAGCCCTGAAAACCTGGAAACCTATATTAAATGGTGGGACAGTGAGTTTGTAAAGCTCTTGCCTGAGAAGACTTACAGTTTGCTGGGAATACCTTTTATAAATTCAGATCCCAAAAAATTTTTAAATCTTCTTACTGAAACACTCAAGCTGGACAGAATTGATCTTAAAAGAACCGTATTTCAAATTCTTGACGAACTTGACTGCATTGAACTGAATGATCTTATTACATTTGTCAAAACCCATAATATTCTTATTCCTGAAGAAAACAGGAATATGATATTAAGTAAAATTTTGGATAATACAAATGGCCAATATAACAAGGTTATTGATGAACTGCAAAAACATGAAAATAAAATATGGAAAAAATCAGTCTCAGACGATACAGAAGAGATAATAATTAAAGATGATGCAAAAAATATTATATCTTATAACTTGAGAAAAAAAGCCTCACCAAAAGAAATTTTATTAGGAGGTATCACAACAATATCCATAAATTGGGAACCTTTTGAAACAGATTCAGATGCAACCATAATAGAAATCCCTGCATTTGAAACAGATTTGAGTTTGTTTTTACATGTACCCCCAGGTTTTGAATGCATTGGCCCAAGTGCTATCAGTATTCCCCTTGAACCGCCCACCGTGAAACTATCTCAACAAGCCAGTTTCCGTCTGCGTGCCACCGATCCCGTTCCTTCTACAACTGCTACAATAGAACTCCAAACCAAATCAGGATTACAGAAAAAAATCCCGATTACATTACAGGTGGCAGAACTGGATCAGGAAGAAATATTTTATGAACCTGTTTCTGTGAAAAGCCGACCTGTGCCACATCCAGACATCACCTTTTTAGTACACTCGTTTTATGACCATGCCAAAAGCACTCTAACATTCCAATACTCCCTTCGCAGATTCGGAATTACATCAGATGAAACCTTCAATCTTCAATCCCGCTCTGTATCTGCTGACTGGATTAATCGAATTGATCGTCAGTTATCAATGGTTATAACCACCAGTCAAAACGGGAACTCAGAAGAAACCAGTAATCGTCTAAAATTATTTGGACAGGAGCTTGCATATCATCTATTTCCAGACAACATGTGGCAAAAATTTACCGAAATCGGTTCACGCACCATGCTCATATTATCCCAAGACAGAATCCGACTGCCTTGGGAATTGTTGCATGATGGCAAGAGTTTTCTCGGTCAGAAACTGATTATAGGCCGCTGGCCTCGAAAACTTAACGATCAGCGCCCTTATGAATTCCCTATCGGACAGCTAAGCATTGCCTATTTTTCAGGTGTTGAAGATACTGGAATCTGGCAAAAGATGATGCAACCACCTGAAAATAATGCACCTCAGACCGAGATTCTGCCCTGCGGAACCTTACCGGGTATTGATACTTTTCATTCTTTGCACGGACTGCATCTGCTCCGTCGGGGGATCAGACCGGACGAACAGCCTGACTGCCTTCCTGAATTGCGGGACAGAAAAGAATGTGAAACAAGCATGGATACAGAAAAAGATGAAATTGAACTAGGACAAACAAGACTATATCTGAGCAGCAATCGCCCGATGGTGTCTTTAAGTTATCTCAATTCCCGTTTATCCGGTCTGACAAACCTGGAGCAACGATGGGCAAGTAGCTTTATAAGTGCAGGTGCCAGTGCCTTTGTTGGCCCGATGTGGATGGTAACACCAGCAGTTGAGGCCGCTTTTGTGCGTGGATTTTACTCTGCCTTATGGACAGGTCAGTCTCTGGGCACAGCCTTCCGGCTGGGGCAAAAACTTGCCCGATCAGCCGTTCCCGATTCCCTGGACTGGATGGCATATGTGTTATACGGTGATCCTATGGCACGTCCTTACCGCCCGGTTAAAGGTGATGGTTATGCAGTAGTTCAGCCTGTGGGAAGGGATATTGAAGACCCTGTTCACCCTGGTGAAAAAATAGTCTTCCGTGTTAGTTTACAGCGTTCACCACCAGTGTGGAATAACAACCGACTTGTGGAAATTAGCAAAGAACTGTCATATGAAAATCTTCAGGCACACATTATAACTTTCGATCTTCCGGTTGAACCGGAAAGCACGATAAAAATGTATAATGTGGGCGGTGATTACAGAGGATGGTTTACACTTCTGATACCGGAAAATAAAATTGCAAAACCTTCTCCTGTACAGATTCACTTAACAGAAAATGATGAATCTGTAAAAACCATTAATTTCTCTCTAAATATCGAATTATCGGAAAAAACAGTAAATAGAGGTTTTGAAGCATGA